The following are from one region of the Syntrophales bacterium genome:
- the ruvA gene encoding Holliday junction branch migration protein RuvA, whose translation MIARISGTLIYKHVTHVVVDAHGIGYRVFVPLTTFYELPDIGQPVNLNIHTHVKQDSINLFGFCTSEERDIFQLMISVTGIGPRLAMNILSGISAREWIRAVSQGNLNCLVNIPGLGKKLAQRLILELKDKVMKLGANEVIGEPGGEMTADELVKKDALSALINLGYKSHKVGELIERVINESKEALTLDVLLKKTLKILAG comes from the coding sequence ATGATTGCCCGTATAAGCGGCACCTTAATTTATAAACACGTAACCCATGTAGTCGTTGATGCCCATGGGATAGGGTACCGTGTATTTGTCCCCTTAACTACATTCTATGAACTTCCCGACATCGGTCAGCCTGTTAATTTGAATATCCATACCCATGTCAAGCAGGACTCAATAAATCTTTTTGGATTTTGTACCAGTGAAGAAAGGGATATCTTTCAGTTGATGATTTCGGTCACCGGTATTGGACCCAGACTGGCCATGAATATCCTTTCCGGTATTTCTGCCAGAGAGTGGATCAGGGCCGTCTCTCAGGGAAATCTGAACTGCCTGGTAAACATACCGGGGCTTGGAAAGAAATTGGCCCAAAGATTGATCCTTGAGCTTAAAGATAAAGTAATGAAACTCGGTGCGAATGAGGTGATAGGTGAGCCTGGTGGTGAGATGACAGCAGATGAGCTGGTGAAAAAAGACGCCCTGTCAGCCCTGATTAATCTTGGATATAAAAGCCATAAGGTCGGAGAACTCATCGAGAGGGTCATCAATGAATCTAAAGAGGCATTGACCCTGGATGTTCTCTTGAAGAAGACACTGAAAATTTTGGCCGGTTGA
- the ruvB gene encoding Holliday junction branch migration DNA helicase RuvB, with protein sequence MNLVTKKNCLLSPAGIGEETGYELSLRPKNFAEYVGQEKIKNNLSIFIEAAKQRNEALEHVLLYGPPGLGKTTLAYIVAREMGADIKVTSGPVIERPGDLAAILTNLNEHNVLFIDEIHRLSHVVEEILYPAMEEYHLDILIGQGPSARSMKLEIPKFTLVGATTRAGLLTSPLRDRFGMSFRLEFYMPSELSVIIKRSAKILSVNLDEEGAHEMARRSRGTPRIANRLLRRVRDFAQVKAEGIACISREVVIHALEMLEVDHRGFDHMDRKILLTLIDKFDGGPVGIDNLSSAIGEEKTTIEDVYEPYLIQEGYLQRTARGRIATKIAYEHFGKPWTGSNQRDLFSQWN encoded by the coding sequence ATGAACCTGGTAACGAAGAAGAATTGTCTCTTGTCCCCCGCGGGCATTGGAGAGGAAACAGGTTACGAGCTTTCCCTCCGCCCGAAAAACTTTGCGGAGTATGTGGGACAGGAAAAGATAAAAAATAATCTGTCTATATTTATCGAGGCTGCAAAGCAGAGAAATGAGGCGCTTGAACACGTTCTCCTCTACGGCCCTCCCGGTCTTGGGAAAACCACTCTTGCCTACATTGTGGCCAGGGAGATGGGGGCTGATATTAAAGTAACCTCAGGTCCTGTGATTGAGCGGCCAGGGGATCTGGCAGCAATCCTGACCAATCTAAATGAACATAATGTCCTCTTTATTGACGAGATTCATCGTCTTTCCCATGTCGTCGAGGAAATATTATACCCGGCCATGGAAGAATATCATCTCGATATCCTTATCGGTCAGGGACCGTCTGCACGCTCGATGAAATTAGAGATACCAAAGTTTACCTTAGTAGGTGCAACGACAAGGGCCGGACTGCTGACCTCACCCCTGCGTGATCGATTCGGTATGAGTTTCCGATTAGAGTTTTATATGCCTTCCGAGCTTTCCGTTATTATCAAAAGATCGGCAAAAATATTGTCCGTTAACCTCGATGAGGAAGGAGCTCACGAGATGGCGCGGCGTTCACGTGGAACTCCCCGGATAGCAAACCGTCTTTTAAGAAGGGTGAGGGATTTTGCCCAGGTAAAGGCAGAGGGGATAGCCTGCATTAGCAGAGAAGTGGTTATTCATGCCCTTGAAATGTTGGAGGTAGATCACAGGGGATTCGATCACATGGATCGAAAGATATTATTGACGTTAATTGATAAGTTTGACGGGGGGCCTGTGGGGATTGACAATCTATCGTCTGCCATCGGTGAGGAAAAGACCACGATCGAAGATGTCTATGAACCATATCTGATCCAGGAAGGTTATCTCCAGAGAACGGCAAGGGGAAGGATTGCCACAAAGATAGCCTACGAGCATTTTGGAAAACCATGGACGGGATCAAACCAGAGAGACCTCTTCTCTCAATGGAATTAA
- the ruvC gene encoding crossover junction endodeoxyribonuclease RuvC: protein MKVPFPVCEGGADGCSLTADNSVMRVLGIDPGTKVTGYGVVEKQENNIVNIVHGEVRPGKGAPLSRCLVTIYDQLMEVVEKTTPDAVAIEDIFYGKNVKSLIKQGEARGVAILVGSHKCIPIFEYTPLEIKKAVVGYGRAEKSQIQYMVKTILHLSELPPPDASDALAVAICHANFLRSSPKKL, encoded by the coding sequence GTGAAGGTTCCCTTTCCCGTCTGTGAGGGTGGGGCTGATGGCTGTTCGCTGACTGCTGATAACAGTGTTATGAGAGTATTAGGAATAGATCCCGGCACTAAGGTCACTGGATACGGTGTGGTTGAAAAGCAAGAGAATAACATTGTGAATATCGTGCACGGAGAGGTCAGGCCAGGAAAGGGTGCACCTCTGTCAAGGTGTTTGGTCACCATATATGATCAGCTTATGGAGGTCGTAGAAAAAACAACACCTGATGCTGTCGCTATAGAAGATATCTTCTATGGGAAAAATGTCAAAAGCCTTATAAAACAGGGTGAGGCGAGGGGGGTGGCTATTCTTGTGGGTTCTCACAAGTGTATCCCGATTTTTGAGTATACACCCCTTGAGATCAAAAAGGCTGTTGTCGGGTATGGCCGGGCTGAAAAAAGCCAGATCCAGTATATGGTCAAAACTATCTTGCATCTTTCCGAATTGCCACCGCCAGACGCCTCCGATGCTTTAGCGGTCGCCATCTGTCATGCAAACTTTTTAAGATCATCTCCAAAAAAGTTATAA
- a CDS encoding epoxyqueuosine reductase QueH, with amino-acid sequence MKILLHICCAPCTIYPLKILRYDGYEVSGLFYNPNIHPYLEYKRRLDTLKEYANREGLKIIWTEEYHLEDFLRSVAFREKDRCRYCYYARLKYTVDIARAERFDVFTTTLLYSKFQDHEMIKTIGESLAKEYGLRFHYHDFREGWAEGREISRELMIYRQSYCGCIYSEKERFYRGS; translated from the coding sequence GTGAAGATTCTATTACATATCTGCTGCGCCCCCTGCACAATATACCCCTTAAAGATACTAAGGTACGACGGGTATGAGGTCTCTGGCCTATTTTATAATCCCAATATCCATCCCTATCTCGAATATAAGAGGCGTCTCGATACTTTAAAAGAGTATGCCAATAGGGAAGGGTTAAAGATCATCTGGACAGAGGAATATCACCTGGAAGATTTTCTTAGAAGTGTTGCCTTTAGAGAAAAAGATAGATGCCGGTATTGCTACTATGCGCGTTTGAAATATACGGTTGATATTGCGAGGGCAGAACGGTTTGACGTATTTACGACAACCTTGCTCTACAGTAAGTTTCAAGATCATGAGATGATTAAAACTATTGGAGAGAGTCTGGCAAAAGAGTATGGGCTAAGGTTCCATTATCACGACTTTCGGGAAGGCTGGGCGGAGGGAAGAGAAATTTCCCGGGAGCTTATGATTTACAGACAGTCATATTGCGGTTGTATCTATAGCGAGAAGGAAAGGTTCTATCGTGGATCTTAA